One genomic region from Henningerozyma blattae CBS 6284 chromosome 2, complete genome encodes:
- the PAN2 gene encoding poly(A)-specific ribonuclease (similar to Saccharomyces cerevisiae PAN2 (YGL094C); ancestral locus Anc_6.176), translating into MNNWLPSFHNPLLLTEHLNKPFYRYDNNNKDITKIVFDTESDLIWAGDTYGRISSYTSNLTPYTRYTGHIGVQAVQDIFPFKDVGILSISDDSLHLSNRRGVTIFNLTSVNISEFSGLRSMCLGKNNFQSNEKLYIGGVNSNSPTTGIIQLDLNRPLSSISMLGTHSNNNTSSLSINSTSILNGNNSSLHSEIIPYYGKVQKIISDDKFIVVARQNGAIDLLDPLSNTIIKTFSPSHASIINSMDSMHYTLVTAGKSRKANGMISDPFVNIYDLRNMKQMPPVSFSKGTTMGLGGADFVQFHPLFPTVVVVASETGSFDFIDISNSNQRGQYIHSCNTIKTFKISPNGEHIAFLNDDNTLNLWDRTINPLSSSKNSTSLNISSIPTLSSLKNGLEVNMPHNTMIDKSLRIASNPIPNNYSFTKINEVLEYPDYVDDGPPVPNLLVDSNNHTPLSSIGMPYYNERLSSAWPHSIFRSSGTIPLNYDYLCPQKTINPVTSSISTSEPSTTVTGTSSSNLGNGSTVITSSPSSTSNFHFNSNSLGYPSNSGSSSNSNRKTSSNIKTFTLLPYNKAKYGPRNEIPEYVSLKEKRKKNSLGTISDDTFNYVPLKTNNLTVREIPEAFNKLNFIETKYGSDDSNSYDLYNKTKRFAGLEIDCNFNYANSIIQLYRFVPELFHFLVRSLKDENFHSDSLLTELGYLYDMMQRSKGSICRSSNFQLKLKSIKNKKNEKLHPQWSHINTSSKNNLGLHGRDSHVVSDDALLTSNIPNLTLPDEYEKTNSSSTISNTTISNNSPSIHNKLKNKCHGGGSSTILTSATSGNTNNDTYSQMQRSHIEEYLNRTTTSELQKFNTGFLHHLITDEIQLNSNTMTIEETFGFHEETNIYSSCSHYKKQSVIIPALTVLTPMRFGNKHYNSSKKLNNQTILSYIENSMKWTKKITSICDVCNKKESITIEKTIKNLPPVFSLEVHLSINEWNIIRKVRDWLSKEFYAMNFNDKCIIRTSPNDYLKYNIPTFKYELCGFICRIHTLYGEENLVTFVKSYDNGEGVKGYKWYMINDYLVLEVEEEEALNMSYWWKTVEIVLYCDTEELKKPLFTYMNEFDVKSDGSIEIIKEQLQRQRNYIKTLNTNILYRDYFINGITKDIQKQYKLLTRQEAPQIGSLVAIDAEFVTLQREINECSLYEKKYIIRPEEKALARLSILRGDDGENFGQAFVDDYIMVEEPIIDYLTRYSGIVPGDLYIQSSRKPLVMREVAYRKVWLLLQMGCIFVGHGLDNDFRQINIQVSKNQIHDTAEYFLHGTRKLSLRYLAWGLLKKNVQEGNHDSIEDAYTALLLYKKYLELKRTNELDTATNMLYENGHACGFKVPSETET; encoded by the coding sequence ATGAATAATTGGCTACCTTCTTTTCATAATCCTCTTTTATTGACTGAGCATTTAAACAAACCGTTTTATAgatatgataataataataaagatataactaaaattgtttttgatACAGAATCTGATTTGATTTGGGCAGGAGATACGTATGGACGTATTTCTTCATATACGAGTAACTTAACTCCATACACACGTTATACTGGGCACATTGGTGTTCAAGCTGTTCAAGATATCTTTCCATTTAAAGATGTAGGGATATTGTCAATTAGCGATGACTCACTTCATTTAAGTAATAGAAGAGGTGTAactattttcaatttaacGTCGGTAAATATTTCAGAGTTTTCTGGATTAAGAAGTATGTGTCTGGGtaagaataattttcaatcaaatgaaaaactGTATATTGGTGGTGtcaattctaattcacCAACCACAGGAATTATCCAATTGGACCTGAATCGTCCTTTATCATCTATATCTATGTTAGGAACAcatagcaataataatacatctTCTCTTTCGATCAATTCAACCTCAATATTGAACGGTAATAACTCAAGTCTTCATTCAGAAATAATACCTTATTATGGAAAAGtgcaaaaaattatatcagatgataaatttattgtAGTTGCAAGACAAAACGGTGCAATCGACTTATTAGATCCATTATCAAATACGATTATAAAAACATTTTCTCCTTCTCACGcttctattattaattctatGGATTCTATGCATTATACATTAGTGACAGCTGGTAAATCTAGAAAGGCCAATGGTATGATATCTGATCCATTCGTAAATATCTATGATCTAAGAAATATGAAACAAATGCCACCtgtatcattttcaaaaggCACCACAATGGGTTTGGGTGGTGCAGATTTTGTACAATTCCACCCATTATTCCCTACTGTGGTTGTTGTTGCATCAGAGACAGGTTCTTTTGATTTCAttgatatttctaattctaatcaGAGAGGACAATATATCCATTCATGTAATACtattaaaacttttaaaatctcGCCTAATGGGGAACATATAGCGTTTTtgaatgatgataatacgCTAAATCTTTGGGATAGAACTATTAACCCATTATCTTCCTCTAAGAATAGTACGagtttaaatatttcatcgATACCTACACTCTCATCTCTTAAAAATGGGTTAGAGGTTAATATGCCACATAATACAATGATTGATAAGTCACTTCGAATTGCATCAAATCCTATACCAAATAACTATAGTTTTACGAAAATTAATGAAGTATTAGAATATCCGGATTATGTGGATGATGGTCCTCCAGTGCCTAATTTACTTGTTGATTCCAACAATCATACACCATTGTCATCAATTGGGATGCCATATTATAATGAACGATTATCTTCTGCTTGGCCACATTCTATATTTAGATCATCTGGTACAATCCCATTAAATTATGATTATCTATGTCCACAGAAAACCATTAATCCTGTCACTTCAAGTATTTCTACTTCAGAACCTTCAACTACAGTTACTGGTACATCATCTAGCAATCTGGGTAATGGATCAACTGTTATAACTTCTTCACCATCATCAACTTCTAATTTCCATTTCAATTCAAACTCTCTTGGATATCCTTCTAATAGCGGTTCCAGTTCTAATTCAAATCGTAAAACATCGTCTAATATAAAAACTTTTACGCTATTACCTTATAATAAAGCTAAATATGGTCCAAGGAATGAAATACCTGAATATGTATCATTAAaggaaaaaagaaagaaaaactCTTTAGGAACTATTTCAGATGACACATTTAATTATGTCCCCTTAAAgactaataatttaaccGTTCGAGAAATCCCTGAagcttttaataaattaaatttcataGAAACCAAATATGGATCTGATGATTCTAACTCATATGATTTATACAATAAGACAAAAAGGTTTGCAGGTCTTGAAATAGattgtaattttaattatgccaattcaattattcaattatatcGATTTGTTCCtgaattatttcattttttggtACGAAGTTTAAAAGATGAGAATTTCCATAGTGATTCTCTATTGACTGAATTAGGGTATTTATATGATATGATGCAACGTTCGAAAGGATCTATTTGTAGATCAAGTAATttccaattgaaattaaaatctatCAAGAACAAGAAGAATGAAAAGTTACATCCTCAATGGTCTCATATTAATACatcatctaaaaataatttaggATTACATGGAAGAGATAGTCATGTAGTAAGTGACGATGCTTTATTAACGTCTAATATACCTAATTTAACATTACCTgatgaatatgaaaaaacCAATTCTTCATCTACTATCAGCAATACTACAATTAGTAATAATTCCCCATCTATAcataataaattgaaaaataaatgccATGGTGGTGGTAGTAGCACAATTTTGACTAGTGCTACTAGTGGgaatactaataatgatactTATTCACAAATGCAACGATCAcatattgaagaatatcTTAATCGTACTACTACTAGTGAACttcaaaaattcaatacTGGATTTCTACATCATCTAATTACTGatgaaattcaattgaattctAATACAATGACTATTGAAGAGACATTTGGATTTCATGAAGAAACCAACATATATTCTAGTTGTTCACATTATAAGAAACAATCGGTTATTATACCAGCATTGACTGTATTGACTCCTATGAGATTTGGTAATAAACATTATAATTCCAgcaagaaattaaataacCAAACCATCTTATCATATATTGAGAATTCTATGAAGTGGACAAAGAAAATCACTTCAATTTGTGACGTTTGTAATAAGAAAGAATCCATAACTATTGAAAAGACTATTAAGAATTTGCCACCAGTCTTTTCTTTAGAGGTCCACCTTTCCATTAATGAATGGAATATTATACGTAAAGTTCGTGATTGGTTATCGAAAGAATTTTATGCCATGAATTTCAATGATAAATGTATAATTCGTACTTCACCTaatgattatttgaaatataacattccaacttttaaatatgaattatGTGGGTTTATTTGTCGTATCCATACTTTATATGGGGAAGAAAATCTTGTTACATTTGTCAAGAGTTATGATAATGGTGAAGGAGTTAAAGGATACAAATGGTATATGATTAATGATTATCTTGTGTTGGAagtagaagaagaagaggcATTGAATATGAGTTACTGGTGGAAGACAGTGGAGATTGTTCTATATTGTGATactgaagaattaaaaaaacctTTATTTACTTATATGAATGAATTTGATGTGAAGAGTGATGGGTCTATTGAGATTATAAAAGAACAATTACAAAGACAAAGGAATTATATCAAGACTTTAAATACCAATATCTTATACCGAGACTATTTCATCAATGGTATTACTaaagatattcaaaaacaatacaaattattaactCGTCAAGAGGCCCCCCAAATTGGAAGTCTTGTGGCCATTGATGCGGAATTTGTCACATTACAACGTGAGATCAATGAATGTAGtttatatgaaaaaaaatacatcaTCCGTCCTGAAGAAAAAGCACTTGCAAGATTATCTATCTTAAGAGGTGATGACGGTGAGAATTTCGGCCAAGCATTTGTggatgattatatcatgGTGGAAGAACCCATTATCGATTACTTGACACGTTATAGTGGGATTGTACCAGGAGACTTGTACATCCAATCCAGTAGGAAACCCTTGGTAATGCGTGAAGTTGCATATCGTAAAGTATGGTTGTTGTTACAAATGGGGTGTATCTTTGTTGGTCATGGTTTAGATAACGATTTCCGTCAAATCAATATCCAAGTGtcaaaaaatcaaatacaTGACACAGCTGAATATTTCCTACACGGTACTAGGAAATTATCATTGAGATATTTGGCATGGGGGTTGTTAAAGAAGAATGTCCAAGAAGGTAATCACGATTCTATTGAAGACGCTTACACTGCATTGCTTCTATATAAGAAGTATTTGGAGTTGAAAAGAACTAATGAGCTTGACACGGCTACCAATATGTTATATGAGAATGGACATGCTTGTGGTTTCAAGGTACCATCAGAAACTGAGACTTAA
- the PPQ1 gene encoding protein-serine/threonine phosphatase (similar to Saccharomyces cerevisiae PPQ1 (YPL179W); ancestral locus Anc_6.172): MGNSPSRNSNIQPSISNSPNSNQQLIAPTDEPTTNEPNDPDDSRLSYYHNTATQEKQPLINNPPTQHISRNIDIPRSKHTRQHYQHTYSHSSIDTHHVSRNNSHGNSNHHSHSKQTPPYNQLDLDIDISMAKAFGDYTLSNGSHPTTSTTTTSIVSCSSTSSAASVSSSSSISSSNSSTTSTRNPFNNSNNKPPFSSSLDNGIAATNCLKNSLTQTTTHNQHAVNHVVSTAVSISPTAIPNVRSSDKKVFLKRYPSDKNSSDGIDIDDIIEKLLKIGETRSYNSRNFPFRSWEIQLICYTARELFLNQPSLLKLQAPIKIVGDVHGQFTDFLRILKLSGTPNNTNYLFLGDYVDRGKQSLETILLLFCYKIKYRENFFMLRGNHESANVTKMYGFYDECKRRKNTKVWKMFIDVFNTLPFAATIQDKIFCIHGGISPNLKDLKQIENIKRPTDIPDSGLITDLLWSDPDTQVVSWAENDRGVSYTFGKKIVMDFCSKFNFDLIVRGHMVVEDGYEFFAKKKLVTIFSAPNYCGEFQNWGAVMSVTTGMMCSFELLKPHLLNK, from the coding sequence ATGGGGAACAGCCCGTCAAGGAACTCGAATATCCAACCATCTATAAGTAATAGTCCTAACAGCAACCAACAACTTATTGCCCCCACTGATGAACCCACCACTAATGAACCCAATGATCCAGATGATAGTAGGCTCTCCTACTATCATAATACTGCGACACAAGAGAAACAACCTCTTATAAATAACCCACCAACTCAGCATATCTCCAGGAATATCGACATTCCTCGGAGCAAGCATACAAGACAGCACTATCAGCATACATATTCTCACTCCAGCATAGATACCCATCATGTGTCTAGGAATAATTCCCATGGTAATAGTAATCATCATTCACATAGTAAACAGACCCCACCGTATAACCAACTGGATTTGGACATCGATATCTCCATGGCTAAGGCTTTTGGCGATTATACTTTGAGTAATGGGTCTCACCCAACCACTTCAACTACCACTACTAGTATAGTCAGTTGTAGTTCTACTAGCTCCGCTGCCAGCGTCTCGAGTTCTTCTAGTATTAGTAGTTCTAATTCCTCTACAACTTCCACTAGAAATCCTTTCAACAATTCTAACAATAAACCTCCTTTCTCATCATCTTTAGATAATGGAATCGCTGCTACAAattgtttgaaaaattctttaactCAAACAACTACTCATAATCAACATGCTGTTAATCATGTTGTATCAACAGCAGTTTCCATCTCACCAACTGCGATTCCAAACGTTAGATCAAGTGATAAAAAGGTCTTTTTGAAAAGATATCCAAGTGATAAAAATTCCTCTGATGGAATTGATATCGATGatattatagaaaaattattgaaaatcgGTGAAACAAGAAGTTAtaattcaagaaatttCCCATTTAGATCATGggaaattcaattaatctGTTATACAGCAAGAGAATTATTCTTGAATCAACCTtctttattgaaattacaaGCTCCCATTAAAATTGTAGGGGATGTTCATGGTCAATTCACTGATTTTTTAcgtattttgaaattaagtGGTACcccaaataatacaaattatctatttttAGGTGATTATGTCGATAGAGGTAAACAATCTCTAGAGACtattttgttattattctGTTACAAGATTAAATACAGAGAAAACTTCTTCATGTTGAGAGGTAATCATGAATCTGCAAACGTAACCAAGATGTATGGATTTTACGATGAATGCAAAAGAAGGAAGAACACAAAAGTTTGGAAAATGTTCATCGATGTATTCAACACTCTACCGTTTGCTGCCACCATCCAagacaaaatattttgtattcATGGTGGGATTTCCCCTAACttgaaagatttgaaaCAGATTGAAAATATCAAGAGACCAACCGATATCCCAGACTCTGGTCTCATCACCGATCTGTTATGGAGTGATCCAGATACTCAAGTCGTTTCATGGGCAGAAAATGATAGAGGTGTCTCATACACCTTTGGTAAAAAAATCGTTATGGATTTTTGttcaaaattcaattttgaCCTGATTGTTAGAGGTCATATGGTTGTAGAAGATGGTTACGAGTTTTTtgcaaagaaaaaattagtaACTATATTTTCAGCTCCAAACTATTGTGGTGAATTCCAAAACTGGGGGGCCGTCATGAGCGTAACCACAGGAATGATGTGTAGTTTCGAGTTATTGAAACCACATCtattaaacaaataa
- the TBLA0B05270 gene encoding DUF5314 domain-containing protein: MSFTVKTSSGKIIDLKDNYTFIQGKKYYLVDECYMDLEEDNPQDFIQIKEKLNNPKNLIPKVKNKLGTTGSFHIWYRDIILYVYRLDKFWYQYMTKGNFDKNFLTASQRDVNYIELKKMMSIALCILLFTTSTPKYQTRLKLHFGKVLKNMNGHKMFLWIRNDLFSQNFITIQQTLGEIIYTCSTIGCNKKVLEEKIQQLTEELKYPSKVEWLVLDQLKSTDAVKLLIERGSYWGNIRRNLINEIYNQ; this comes from the coding sequence ATGAGTTTTACTGTTAAGACTTCTAGTGGAAAAATTATCGATTTAAAGGATAATTATACTTTTATCCAAggaaagaaatattatctaGTTGATGAATGCTATATGGACTTAGAAGAGGACAATCCGCAagattttattcaaataaaagaaaaattaaacaaccCCAAAAATCTTATTCcaaaagtgaaaaataaattaggtACGACAGGCTCCTTTCATATATGGTACAGAGATATAATACTATATGTATATAGGTTAGATAAATTTTGGTATCAATATATGACTAAAGGGAATTTTGacaagaattttttaacaGCTAGTCAGAGAGATGTGAACTAtatagaattgaaaaaaatgatgagTATTGCATTATGTATACTTCTCTTTACTACCTCTACTCCTAAATACCAAACAAGATTAAAATTGCATTTTGGAAAGGTATTGAAGAATATGAATGGTCACAAAATGTTTCTGTGGATTAGAAACGATTTGTTTTctcaaaattttattacaatCCAACAAACCTTAGGTGAGATTATATACACTTGCTCAACTATCGGTTGcaataaaaaagtattgGAAGAAAAGATTCAACAGTTAACTGAAGAGCTGAAATATCCTTCAAAGGTGGAATGGCTGGTCCTGGATCAATTGAAATCTACTGATGCTGTGAAATTGTTAATTGAAAGAGGTTCATATTGGGGTAATATAAGAaggaatttaataaatgaaatttataaccaatga